The DNA region aaattactgattcaaaaaaaaaaggatttaaatttTTCAGCAGAGAAATGTCCAAGTATGAAATATGCTATTATGCTCAGTGAATTTAAtcttttcactatttttaatttaactcaGGATGTGAAAGGCATAATACGGAGGTAATTAAGTGATGTTTTAACAACTGCATGCCatttaatgtctattttttttaaggtgcCAAACTCTTGACTTAGATATACCTTTTCTGATACATATCATTCACTTCAAGAgcagataaaattttttttcttggattttcaAAATACAAGCAGAGTAGGCTcctcatttttaatcttttatgaaATGACTATTCTTCCTATCATAGTCTGTTCTGAAAATTGCTTATATATCATATTTTTGGAGTGGCCATTATGTTCTGTACTTATAAAGGGAAAATGTCCACCTACCAAAGCCattgatatttatttaaacatattatcagtgataacttaaattttttttcccttagcacCACTGCTCTAAAATCttgaaagggacttccctggaggcatggtggttaagaatctgcctgccaatgcaggggacatgggtacgagccctggtctgggaagatcctacatgccgtggagcaactaagcccgtgcaccacaactactgagcctgcgctctagagcccacgagccacaactactgagcccacgtgccacaactactgaagcccgcacctagcgcccctgctccacaacaagagaagccaccacaatgagaagcccgcgcactgcaatgaagagtagcctctgctcgccgcaactagagaaagcccgcttgcagcaGCGAAGATCCacagcagccaaaaattaaaaaaaaaaaaaaaaatcttgaaagatcTGTACAAGATTACCAACAAACTGTTGTATCTTggtataaaaaaatcatttctaatgATATGTCTTTTGGCTCTTGCTTTAGAGTAAGTGTAAGGAGCCAATCTATATGTGTAGGTTGAGTagcaattatattttattgaatctaAGATGCAACTGATTGAAAACAGCATCTTTATGttccactaagaaagaaaaaaagaggttgtCAATTACAGTAATGGATATCAAAATATTTCCAATGTCAGAAGTGTAAAAATGTGCATctcaaaatcaatgaaatatgtcATTTAGTCAAATTCTAAACACTGACTTTCAAGTTTTTTCATTTCTGGTCTTTTACATAAATAAGGCATGATTTAGTTAAGCaaagaaaactttatttctgCCACACATAACAACATATTGCTCTAAGAAACAACTACTATATTAGTTTTAGCATTAACGTGTGGTTTAAAAATACATGTCAACAATCCCTGCTCCCCAAGACAAAACAATGCTGTGCAGAGACTATCaggtatgtgaaaaaaaaaagccgtCAACTGTCCACAAGGAGTGCGTCCAGTCACATTTTCAGTCAGTCAGCTGAGGATTATGTCATTAGTCTTTGTTCTGTAGAAAGAACACAACACAAGTATGAAAATCATCACCTGAAAGGAAATAGCTGTTGTATATAGTATACCTAAAAATGTTAGGAGTTATTCCTTTATTTCGTATACCCAATGTTACCTGCTTACTTAATCATAGATGCCCCCAAATAAGCAAAACTTAACTTACTCAGAAGGATGATGCAAGTGGGTACTGAATTTCTGGAGggaaaatattgtaaattaatacaaaaatCATGTATGTGAGGATGACAGCTTTGGGTTTTATCCCTACACACCAGGCTGATGAGTGGGTGTTCGTAACTGTCTTCTTAACCATGAGTCCAACTAGAGCATGTAtgctgaaatattttgttcttttgggtAGCTAAACTCAACTAACCATAATTGTTCAATCATAATTGAGGGACAAGGATAAAATTCAGAGGGATTTCCTCAAAACAATATGTCAAGATAGAAAACATAGGAAGTGAAAAAAGTGACAGTTGTACAAACCGTTTTATgtgattaaaaaagaaggaaatggacctataaaaaaacacacacacacaaatcaggatgttctaaaatactaaaatttctgttttcctcaAATAGAAGAAGAAACATATTTTGCACATCAGATCCACCTCAAAATAGAACTCAGCTATTTTCAAAGTGATATTCTTAGACCAGTTTCTTCTCCTATTTCCTAGTCATGGCTCAGTTAATCCTAGGCTTACTCCTCAGAGACAAAAGGAACTAGCCTTCATGAGTAGTGTTCGTGTTCtcttaaaattaaagaaacaaatgaaaaagtggCCCCCATCTCCCCTAAAATCTTCAATGGTTACAATCATGTAAAACTTAGAAAATTCTTTCATACTATCTTATTGAaccttaaaataatatattatttaacgTACCAACAAAAGAGGTGAATCTCATTATGAAGTCCATGGTAAATGGGGATtcgaagcaaaaataaaaaaagccgTGCTGCAACTAGAAGACATTCAAAACCAATATAGCTCATTATGTCCTACCATTTTCAACTAATCTGACCCTACTTTACCTTTGCCCTGAATATGTGTAACAGCTCACTCAATAAAGGGAAAAAGGATAGATTTATATTTCATGACTAGTCATGCTGAAGAATATGCACTTCCTCTAATGTAGGGAATTGGATGAATGCATATCACTTAAATGTGATATTATAAAGCTTCATTCTCACACACTTGCTGGCCAGAAGGTAGTTTTGTATCATTAATCTTAGTTTCTCATTGTTTTGATGAGATGACATAAAGGTTTCACTGAAGTCATCAATGCACGAGTTTAGCTCACACTttcaaagcaaattaaaattttattttataaggaaTTTTGCTGACTCATTTTTTCTCAATAACCCTATGGAAAAACTCGGCCTCAGAAAGGTGAAAAGATCTGCCAAATCATAGTTAAGTGTCAGAGCTGGAACTCCAACTCAGATCTTCTGATTTTAAGTCTAATATTTTCTAtactatataaataattatttttaaaaaggctcaATCACAGgagtaatttatatattttccccttACTAAGAAGTTAGTATTATTGTCCTTTTTTAAGGACAAAGATTCTTCGAGTAAGAGTAAGAATTGTTATCTATATTttgaaagactcacagacatgaaTAAGCAGTTTTGTATGCTATTTTAGAAGACAGCTTGTGTAAAGAGAATTCAGTTCTTAACGTTTTATTTGCAAACACAAAAAACTGCTTTGTTATAAGAAAGACTTGCTAATTCTTTTTCACTGGcaaatttaatatttctgaattgTATGAAGTAACGGGAGTGGATtttgtaattaaataaaacatttgaaaacatttctaaattgaGATTATTCATAATGGGCCCAAAAGGCACTTCGTATTGACAACTGCCTTCTGTAAGGAGGAACTAATCACTTGACTTGCTCTATCAGAGGAAAGGTCATCAGCAGTTAGAATTCAGACAATTCATTTTGATACTTCCTAGTTCTCATAATTGGTCAGAAAGAAAACCTGGTGAAAAGAAAATTGCTTTCAAGTAAGTAACTTCAAACTGACTCTAAAGTACTTGCCAACTGCTATTATTTGACCAGCAGTGGACTTGGgaagctggtgtgtgtgtgggaacgGGGAAGCTCTCAGCTTCCCCTGAAACTCAGGATTCATTTCCAgaatgaaaaagtgaaagaatCAAACATTTCTAACTTTCAATAATGTTTCTCCAAACCGTGGAGATGTGAGCTGTCCTAGATATAGAAATTTAGGTTTGATTtcttaaaactaaaagaaaaaggaattcataAGGCTGtatgtagcattatttataattgacaAGAGTTTCTGGAAATTGTCAaggttatttttgaaaatatatatatgcacgaGAGTATTTTCTGAACGTGCAGTTTTAATGTACAAACTCACAAATATGAGTGCAGAAAAACACCAACGTTTAGGTTCAAAAGGTTCAAAAAGATGCATTACAATTGACCCTTGAGCAATGTGGGGGTTAGGGGTGGCTACCCTCCACCCAGTTGAAAATCTGAGGATCACTTATCATGGGCCCTCCATACACGCAGATACTCCTTACCCacggttctgcatccacagattcaatcaaCCTCGGACccaaccaacctcagatcatgtggtactgcagtatttactactgaaaaacaTCCACATGTCCACAGTGGACCCATGCAGCTCAAACTTGTgctgttcaagggttaactgtatttGGTATTGCTTTTTAGGCATTTCACTAGTGAATGTCAAGACATTCTTTATAAAGACTGTCATAAATTACCTCAATTCATAACTCAAAACATTAACTGTTCAAGTTAAAAATCTTTAGAAGTATTccaattttaaagtttatgtaaCCATATAGTAAAGTCCAATTCTTAATAGCAAagacattcacacacacacagacacacacacaaataccatttaattttctaaactgaaatctgattttattttataggatAGACATTCTCCCAGTAAacatcaaaaacattttttaagtttaaaaagttcaagtttagggcttccctggtggcgcagtggttgagagtctgcctgccaatgcaggggacatgggttcgtgccccagtctgggaagatcccacatgccgtggagcggctaggcccatgagccatggccgctgagcctgcgcgtccagagcctgtgctctgcaacgggagaggccacaacagtgagaggcccacatacccaaaaaaaaaaaaaaaaaaaaaaaaaaaaagttcaagtttaaaaaatatactgtaaaATTATCAGCACAGTGCTTTTAAGCCACAGTGCTTTTAACCAACAACTTGTAAATCCTTAAAAAGAAACTCTATACATATTCCTTTCGTTACACTATTTAGCCAATGTGTTTCAGAATTTAGATTAAAAAGAGCATACCTCAAGAATCAGTAAGTTCTTTGTCGTTTGTTAGATTCTTCTCTTGGGGAGTCTGCCAGCATAACTTTAAGTCTGACTCCATTCAGGATCTTTCCATGTAAAGTTGTAATGGCATCATTAGCACTTACTCTATCTGCATACTTGGCATACCCCACATTTTTTCCTGACACAAGGTAAACTTCGATCAGGTTACCAAAACGActgaaacaaagtaaaaaaaaaagatcaactgAAATTGATAAGTAAAGATGCTCAGGTCTAAAAGTTGGGGTCCATTCTGGACTCCTTTTTTCACTCCTTTTCCCACATCCAATCTCTAATAATGTCAATCTTCCTTCTTAAACATTTCCTCTATCAGTCAATTTCTCCTCATTATCACTCAGATCTCTTTCCTCATTCTGACCATCATTATCTTTTTCTTAGTTTACTCTAATACCTTCTTCACTAGTTTACCTGCCCCCTGGGTTTATCCTTCTCCAATCTATTCTCTATCCTGTCTTctgagtgatctttctaaaacacaaatatgaTCATTTCCTCCCTAAAAGTCCCTTCAGCTGCTCTTCATGCGTCCAGGGTAAGGACAAGCACCCTAATATAGCTTGTGGGGCTTTCTTGACTTGGGTCCTTGTCCTCTGCAGCTTCATCTTCCCTCAGTCTCTCAAATCCCATATTCCAACAACCTCCTTCCACGTTCTCTCCCGCAGGTATAACCACCCACACGCCCAGCTTTCTTCCCTGGTTAAATTATTTGTATCCTCCAGGCCTCCACTATACCTTGCTTCTTTCAATAAGTCTTCTCTGAGTTTCTAAGGCAGGTGCCCCTCCTATGTATTTCACAGACTGAATATTCCTTTTCACCACACAACCTCTCTAGGTTGTAATTTCCTATTCACTTATCTGTCTCCTACATGTGATTAGTTCTAAGAGGACAAGAACTATTACATCTTGTTTACGTAATATAATGTTTGTTTACACAATGTCTCTggcacttagcacagtgactgCCTGGTACAGaggagaggttaaaaaaataaatgaaataaattggttaaataaaaatcaaaatacttGAACCACATCACTGATATTTTGTGAAGTTCTTTAACAAGCtttctatcttttaaataaatttgctaACATTGTAAGGCAAATAggaaaaagaccaaaaagaaaaagttaaggtTAAAGaagttacattaaaaacaaacaagagtcttccccctttttacacttattttatatacgtatgtacacacacacacacacacacacacacacacacacattcttcccTACAATCAAGTAATTGTTTACTCAATGTAGTTATATAATCTTTAAGGGTCCAATAGAGTGCTGACAAAATAGAAGATGCTTAATAAGCACTGTTCAGCTGAATTCTAGAGGACAGGTCTATACAGATGTATCTTCTATTAAGAAACAAATGATTTGTTCATTCTATGTATGCAACTTTTCAAAACAATACTCCATGTTTTatgtcttcaaaataaaataaaaggaaattctgtGTGGAGACTTATGACATGTAagtaacaaagaagagaaggaaacaattctatattttaaaaggtgataTAAATAAGAACTTTTTTAAACCACAGAACGAATCAGCTGTACCTGAAAAGTACCACACACAGGAAGCTTCAAGAGTGCAAGGCTGCTTAAATGACtggtttaaatatattatttaaaaatgtaagtctGTGGAATTGAAATCTTACCAGAATATATCCTCTAGTACATCTAAAGGTAAAGGATGTGGATTAAACACGATAAAAAGTCTTTCTTTCACCGGAGTTTCAGGAGGGGCTTTTTTTTTGCATGACGGAAGTACAACATCTGTCTGGATTTGAGGCAGCTGTGATCCAGAACTTCCTCCAAATTGCTGTTGAAGAATTAggttcaaaacaaaaaagaagaaaaactgcacTTTAGGGATTCTTAAGTCAAGAGCTAAAGAGATGTGTATCATGGCACTTATGTGGTCTTTTACTATATCTCTGAAAATTTTCTTACACAGGTAATAAACAAAGGccacatttattttatactaCTGTGAAGGTTAAATTCTTACCTACTTACCAGAAATTGCTGCTGACTTGGGTTATTCCACACCATTGATGCAAGCTGTGCAGCTACCATCTGCGTTGCCATTTTTCTAAGGAGACTGGAGATAAGAACTGGTAATacacagaaaactagaaatattcAGTCTCTAAACAGTAACTTCTTTTGTGTGACTTCCTCACCTGAGAGgtcaattctatttttattctccaAGTCATATCACATATATCCAAAGCTTGGCTTTAGGCTAGCTCCTGGAATGGTACTTACTCTGATGCATTACTCCCATCATCAATGAAGGAAACACCTATCCGATTCCCAGGAGGATACTGAAATCCATGTAACTTGTATTTTGCATAAATAGCAGATGCTACATTAAAATACTGAACCACTCCATGAcctaaaataaagcagagaatatACGGGAATTAGAAAAAAAGCAGATTCAGTAACTAAAGTTTGTGTTGCCATAAGAatgaaacaatagagaaaaacacTAATATCACACAATTAGTAAATATATAATCAAATGTGTCAGAAAACAAGTTCTGTTATACATGTGTTCAATAGCTGTGTTCCTATAAAGCAAAGTATAAACCAGATGTTGGTAAAAATATGaacatgatatttaaaaaaaaaatggtatcatTAGCTTAAGTTCTGTccaatgaatttaattttaagatCTTGGCTTTTCTTATATGACAGAGAAACAGCTAAAAGCCAAccagtttttcttaaaattttcattctttgaaatatactttgaaattctaaaattttccCTATCATAGTAAGAAATGAAATGAGAAGtgatatatgaaaagaatatatagtcATCTTGGCTAGCTGAAGTGGTAGACAGAGAAAAAGTGATATATGTAGTAAAACCAAAAAGCAGGGTAACAGAGGGTTTCGGATCAAAAGTCACATATTTCACATTCCTTTGAAGAGCTTTTAGCTAAGGGGGTAGATTTCAATTCAGGAAGGTGATGCTACAGGGGGGGAAAATTTTATACAGGAGCCCTTCCTTACATGGCAAGCCCAGGAGCTTGTAACACAACCAAAAGGTTTTCACAATACGTTTATACTATAACTCACTTTGGGAAAAACAACGTTTTAATTTAATGTTCCTCTCTAAATCTAAGCATCtcaacattttaatgaaattgaaactcagGAGCAAATGAACATATAAAACTAATTCAAATAGGATTCTAACTATATAATACCTCTATTAATAAAAAGGTGTTCCAATGATACACATATTTATCAGACACATCCAACCAGAGAAACAATAGAGAAGGTAAAGGAACAAATACATTTCAAAGTACcagataaaaaggaaagaaaatacaaaacaaatagaattaCATATGAATATAATAACAGATATGCCAAAACCCACAAAATGTGCGCCTTAGAGtcacaaaaaagaatgacagcAGGGACTTGCCtagtggcccagtgggtaaggctctgagctcccaatgcagggggcccgggttcgatccctggtctgggaaccagatcctgcatgcatgctacagctaagagtctgcatgccacaactaagaagtccacaagctgcaactaaaaaggatcctgcatgccgcaattaaaaaagatcccacatgctgcaacaaagatcctgcatggggcttccctggtggcgcagtggttgagagtccgcctgccgatgcaggggacacaggttcatgccccggtctgggaagattccacatgccgcggagcggctgggcccgtgagccatggccactgagcctgcgcgtccggagcctgtgctccgcaacgggagaggccacaacagtgagaggcctgcgtactgcaaaaaaaaaaagatactgcatgccacaactaagacccagagcaggcaaaataaaaataaataaattaatagtaaaaaaaaaaaaaaaagactgatagcATAAGACTGGGTTAAAGTTGGAGATGGTACAAAGTAGGTCAATGACTTTTTAGTAGGTCCTGCTAAAAGACCagtgctgggtagagtaatattgatTATGTGGGAGTGTCTGTATGAAGGGTGTGGACACTCTAGGTCAGTCGGTCTATATAATCTGACTCATCTATTTCCCCTCAACATCCATAAAAAGACACCCTAAAATGACTAAATCAAGTATATCTATAGTACTGGAAGAGATGCCAAGTATGATTTCTCTATACCACCCCTCACCTCCAATTCTTTAAAAACCAACAaactgagtgcctattatgtgccaggactTGCAGTAGatatcttatatatattatttgtaatTCTTATCTAACCCTGGCATAGAAGGTACtaataatcccattttacagatgaggaaagagagactAGATAGAATAAGCAATCTGCTAAGGTCTTACAACTACGTGTCATTGTTGGGATTTGCACCTGAGTTGGCTGCAAAATGGAATGCCAACCTTTTCCCATTACACCACTAGGGCATTTtaaaaaagccttaaaaaaatcaaaaggcttACAAGAATACAAAGATGGATTAACCTAACACTAGATAATAGGTTTAATCAATGAACCAGTTACCAAGTTCAAATGGCTGACATTAGAGTCTTGCTTCTATTAAGAgtggggagaagcagagagagaagtaGGGCAATTAAAATGCTTGAAATGGGAAAAATGCTTGAAAAGGGAAGGAGCTCCATTTTGAGGtataaagtttaagaaaaagagacttagggaagaggagaaaacttTAAGGGTTTTATCACTTTGCCTAGCATTAATGAGAAGTACAGAAAGAGACCCTATTCTAAAGTATTTTTGTTGTACAACTGGAAACAGAGAATGCTCTATTTTATGGGCgttaaaacagttttaaaaaaatacatgactATAAAGTAGATGTATTCCCAGGGATTTGTTTATTGAGGTATCACTATATTTGAAAGTTTaaggtagagaaaaaagaaacaaaaaactgtcaTACAAACAGTATCTGACATAAAAAGTGCCATCGgaacaaacgaacttatttacaaaacagaagtagagtcacagatgtagaaaacaaacttaccagggggaaaaggtggggggagggataaattgggagattgggattgacatatatacactgctatctataaaaaagataactgataaggacctactgtatagcacagggaactgtactcaatactctgtaacgacgtatatgggaaaagaatctaggaaagagtggatatatgtatatatataactgattcattttactgtacagcagagagtaacacaacattgtaaatcaactatactccaataaaaattaaaaagaaaaagtgccaCTGGAGGAAAGCCAGTTTAACAAAAcacagtatattaaaaaataatacagacatTATTTTTACCATAATTAGAATACGGATCTCGTTGAACTTCACAGTATTCCAACCCTGGTACTATATCAAAAATGCTGAAAAGCTGCTCTTCAGTGAAAGGAACTCTTGATACAACTGACAGGCGTTTGGAGATGGATTCCTGGCCTCTGTTGTCATTCTTGTCAAAACTTGAAAATTCAGATTGTTGTTCTCCAacgatataaaaaaaaaaagcaaatctttaAATTTCTATACATTCAGagattcatttaacattttagatactagaaaataaaatgaagtgtcATTAAGTCCTCTGCATTGAACAAAGGCACTGTCTTTTGTAATATGCTCTTGGTCATCAGCACTATCAGGAGAGACAAGGACAAGAAAACAGACAactctccccatttccctgccttGATACAGAAATATAAGCAGAAACGTGTAGTGTAATTTCACAGGAATACGTTTACTATGCAAAACTGCAAAATATGGCAAGTGTTTCACCTAAAGGGAAGTTTATGCCGAATAACATTTACAGGTCTTACTTTCATCACTCATGTTCCCCCTTTTCTAACTTCTACTTTTGtcattcctctcctttctctagCCCTAATTTTAAAGCAGCAGTAATTTAGGGATAAAATTTTAGGATTCATACCGAGGGGATAACTGTATATGTCTTTCATATTTCTTGGTCAGCTGCCTACAAGCAGCAGCTCACCCCCCCAAAATGGCAGTGTAACACTGCCACTGACAGTGACATAGTGTAACACTTAGATAATCCATAACTAACCACAAAAAACTATAATTGgaaataagttaaacaaaataagcaTTAAATAATGACATTAGGTGTCATGACCAacttcttgaaagaaaaaaaaaccctataaattattttattcactaCGTGAACTTCAGACTGCTGAtaaaagagtattaaaaaaaacccctccaAATCAGATTGCATACACTACTTATGCCATTAAAGTAAAGATAGCCCACTTACCAAATGGAAACATATTCACTCTAGGTTCATGTCCCAAAGTCTCCTGCCTCATATTACTATAATAATCTTGTTCTGAGGATTCAGATGCTTTATTTTTAGGTTCAGCCAAGATTGCCCTAAAACCTGAAAAAGAGAATCCATAAATTTCAAACTTTATAGCAAATTTAACACACCTACAAATATATTTGATTGCTAGTGCTTGACTTAGTTTTATAATTGTATAAAACAAAATCTACACAAACAACCATCTCCACCAGACCTACTTCTTTGCTTTTTGAAAGATGGCAAGGAGTAAATGAGAA from Lagenorhynchus albirostris chromosome 6, mLagAlb1.1, whole genome shotgun sequence includes:
- the RBM45 gene encoding RNA-binding protein 45 isoform X2; its protein translation is MDEAGSCASGGGFRPGVDSLDEPPNSRIFLVISKYTPESVLRERFSPFGEIQDIWVVRDKHTKESKGIAFVKFARSSQACRAMEEMHGQCLSPSDTKPIKVFIAQSRSSGSHRDVEDEELTRIFVMIPKSYTEEDLREKFKVYGDIEYCSIIKNKVTGESKGLGYVRYLKPSQAAQAIENCDRSFRAILAEPKNKASESSEQDYYSNMRQETLGHEPRVNMFPFEQQSEFSSFDKNDNRGQESISKRLSVVSRVPFTEEQLFSIFDIVPGLEYCEVQRDPYSNYGHGVVQYFNVASAIYAKYKLHGFQYPPGNRIGVSFIDDGSNASDLLRKMATQMVAAQLASMVWNNPSQQQFLQFGGSSGSQLPQIQTDVVLPSCKKKAPPETPVKERLFIVFNPHPLPLDVLEDIFCRFGNLIEVYLVSGKNVGYAKYADRVSANDAITTLHGKILNGVRLKVMLADSPREESNKRQRTY
- the RBM45 gene encoding RNA-binding protein 45 isoform X1, whose product is MDEAGSCASGGGFRPGVDSLDEPPNSRIFLVISKYTPESVLRERFSPFGEIQDIWVVRDKHTKESKGIAFVKFARSSQACRAMEEMHGQCLSPSDTKPIKVFIAQSRSSGSHRDVEDEELTRIFVMIPKSYTEEDLREKFKVYGDIEYCSIIKNKVTGESKGLGYVRYLKPSQAAQAIENCDRSFRAILAEPKNKASESSEQDYYSNMRQETLGHEPRVNMFPFVGEQQSEFSSFDKNDNRGQESISKRLSVVSRVPFTEEQLFSIFDIVPGLEYCEVQRDPYSNYGHGVVQYFNVASAIYAKYKLHGFQYPPGNRIGVSFIDDGSNASDLLRKMATQMVAAQLASMVWNNPSQQQFLQFGGSSGSQLPQIQTDVVLPSCKKKAPPETPVKERLFIVFNPHPLPLDVLEDIFCRFGNLIEVYLVSGKNVGYAKYADRVSANDAITTLHGKILNGVRLKVMLADSPREESNKRQRTY